Proteins found in one Gemmatimonas sp. genomic segment:
- a CDS encoding prepilin-type N-terminal cleavage/methylation domain-containing protein — protein MMRAQSRSRSGFTLLEVIVAITVTGLALTTAGMALSAACHTAARIQTHEVRTEADSRVRALLTDMLRHAPLTEQVDAPLLVVDRANGAPSLRFLSTGVREPYGTGAVWQVEVALRDSTLEVRATPTGRDIGASPLVATLSPVTRLDVRVLEHGTAMSSPTWRADWPIAQDRPRAIELTWNHESDRSAMPLRVVLAPLDRPRS, from the coding sequence GTGATGCGGGCGCAGAGTCGCTCGCGCAGCGGCTTCACCCTGCTTGAAGTGATCGTGGCGATCACGGTGACGGGCCTCGCGCTCACGACGGCCGGCATGGCGTTGTCGGCCGCCTGCCATACGGCCGCGCGCATTCAGACACATGAGGTGCGCACCGAAGCCGACAGTCGCGTGCGGGCGCTCCTGACCGACATGTTGCGTCACGCGCCGCTGACCGAACAGGTCGATGCGCCGCTGCTGGTGGTGGATCGCGCGAACGGTGCGCCGTCGCTCCGTTTTCTCTCCACCGGCGTTCGTGAGCCGTATGGCACCGGCGCCGTGTGGCAGGTCGAGGTCGCCCTGCGCGATTCAACCCTCGAGGTGCGCGCGACGCCGACGGGGCGTGATATCGGCGCGTCACCGCTCGTCGCGACGCTGTCGCCGGTCACGCGGTTGGACGTGCGCGTGCTCGAACATGGCACCGCCATGTCGTCACCCACGTGGCGCGCCGACTGGCCGATTGCGCAGGACCGTCCTCGCGCCATCGAACTCACGTGGAACCACGAATCTGACCGGAGCGCCATGCCGCTGCGCGTGGTGCTGGCGCCGTTGGATCGGCCGCGTTCATGA
- a CDS encoding PilN domain-containing protein — protein MSRPLCLLLDGAFVSALPRDGATATRVAWRPEAPGPMVEALRAEFGAPASLVIIVGLAFLEIAEPQLPPVPNDVRVRMLQRDSDRYFALRESAAVASDGSVAFAMSSALLASWLEALSAWSPVRAVVTVATAAVLNGLDGEWAVDAGAGSTGQLTIREGRVQRARRRRASREAAERTLTIAELSGGAWRASTGALDLQLLDADMRERRHRQRARRWWQSAAMAAGALLLLGWSVDRWRERQLHALQQEAQTLERTTASARAAQERLQRAQGEQAAIAVADRRAALGDAPPAVLARLGALLPRDAFMQRLEWNGTEWRIDGSATDAAALVPLLDADAQLVGVRAAAPSTRYLENGRSRSSFSIVFHTTGSPAPTRGGQ, from the coding sequence ATGAGCCGCCCCTTGTGCCTGCTCCTGGATGGCGCGTTCGTGTCCGCGCTGCCCCGTGACGGGGCGACAGCGACGCGCGTGGCGTGGCGTCCCGAGGCACCGGGGCCGATGGTGGAGGCACTGCGCGCGGAGTTCGGGGCCCCCGCGTCGCTGGTTATCATCGTCGGTCTCGCGTTTTTAGAGATCGCCGAGCCGCAGCTGCCGCCGGTCCCGAACGACGTGCGCGTGCGCATGCTGCAGCGTGACAGCGATCGCTACTTCGCCCTGCGGGAGTCGGCGGCGGTGGCTAGTGACGGCAGCGTCGCGTTTGCGATGTCGAGCGCGCTGTTGGCGTCGTGGCTCGAGGCGCTTTCGGCGTGGAGTCCAGTGCGCGCGGTGGTGACCGTGGCGACGGCGGCCGTCCTGAACGGGCTCGACGGCGAATGGGCAGTGGACGCCGGTGCGGGATCGACCGGACAGCTCACGATTCGCGAGGGGCGCGTGCAACGTGCCCGTCGTCGGCGTGCGAGTCGTGAGGCGGCCGAGCGAACGCTTACGATTGCCGAACTGTCGGGGGGCGCGTGGCGGGCATCGACCGGTGCACTCGATCTGCAGCTGCTCGATGCGGATATGCGCGAGCGCCGGCATCGGCAACGCGCGCGGCGCTGGTGGCAATCGGCCGCCATGGCTGCGGGGGCATTGCTGCTCTTGGGGTGGAGCGTCGATCGTTGGCGCGAACGGCAGCTGCACGCACTCCAGCAGGAGGCGCAGACGCTGGAGCGGACCACCGCCAGCGCGCGCGCCGCGCAGGAGCGACTGCAGCGCGCGCAGGGCGAACAGGCAGCGATCGCCGTCGCGGATCGTCGCGCCGCGCTGGGCGACGCACCACCAGCGGTACTGGCGCGGCTGGGTGCACTCCTGCCCCGCGATGCCTTCATGCAGCGACTCGAGTGGAATGGCACCGAGTGGCGTATCGACGGCAGCGCGACCGACGCCGCGGCCTTGGTGCCGCTCCTCGATGCCGATGCGCAACTCGTCGGCGTGCGCGCGGCCGCCCCGAGCACGCGTTATCTCGAGAACGGTCGCTCGCGCAGCTCGTTCTCGATCGTCTTCCACACGACGGGCTCGCCGGCACCGACGCGAGGTGGCCAGTGA
- the tal gene encoding transaldolase, translating to MSTRLHALHAAGQSPWLDYIDRAMLSNGDLSRRIREDALTGQTSNPTIFEKALAEGAAYDAQLATLDGSRSDREAFELVATTDVRDACDAFRVVYEHTDAIDGYVSLEVSPDLARDSHGTVAEARRLWQIVDRPNLMIKVPGTPEGAEAIRQLIADGINVNVTLLFSIDAHARVIEAFIAGLEDRATAGQPVARIASVASFFISRVDSAIDKQLTAMAAANPSAAETLNGLQGRAAIANAKLAYRLFTASFASARWAALAAQGAQVQRPLWASTSTKNPAYRDVIYVEELIGTNTVNTLPPATLEAFRDHGDVRASVTENVADAERVLSALESQGVSVQAVTDTLLAEGLASFEHSFVTLLSGLNRKRAALANIASSTGAPAVASL from the coding sequence ATGTCTACTCGTCTCCACGCGTTGCACGCGGCCGGGCAGTCGCCCTGGCTTGACTATATCGATCGGGCCATGCTGTCCAACGGCGATCTGTCGCGACGTATCCGCGAAGACGCCCTCACCGGGCAGACGTCCAACCCGACGATTTTCGAGAAGGCGCTCGCGGAAGGCGCCGCATACGATGCGCAGCTGGCCACGCTCGACGGGTCCCGCTCGGATCGCGAGGCCTTCGAACTGGTCGCCACGACCGACGTGCGCGACGCCTGCGACGCCTTCCGCGTCGTGTACGAGCACACCGACGCCATCGACGGCTATGTGTCGCTTGAGGTCTCTCCGGATCTGGCGCGCGACTCCCATGGCACCGTCGCCGAGGCCCGACGTCTCTGGCAGATCGTCGATCGGCCCAATCTGATGATCAAGGTGCCCGGCACACCCGAGGGCGCCGAAGCCATCCGGCAGCTCATCGCCGACGGCATCAACGTCAATGTCACGCTGCTCTTCTCGATCGACGCGCACGCCCGCGTCATCGAAGCTTTCATTGCCGGTCTCGAAGACCGTGCCACGGCCGGCCAGCCGGTCGCGCGCATCGCGTCGGTCGCCAGCTTCTTCATCAGCCGCGTCGACTCCGCGATCGACAAGCAGCTCACCGCCATGGCCGCCGCGAATCCGTCCGCCGCCGAAACGCTCAACGGGCTGCAGGGTCGCGCCGCGATCGCCAACGCCAAGCTCGCGTACCGGCTGTTCACGGCCAGCTTCGCCAGTGCTCGCTGGGCCGCGCTCGCCGCGCAGGGCGCGCAGGTGCAGCGTCCGCTGTGGGCCAGCACCAGCACCAAGAACCCGGCCTACCGCGACGTGATCTACGTCGAGGAATTGATCGGCACCAACACCGTGAACACGCTGCCGCCGGCCACGCTCGAAGCGTTCCGCGATCATGGGGACGTGCGCGCCTCCGTCACCGAGAACGTCGCGGATGCCGAGCGTGTGTTGTCGGCGCTGGAGTCGCAGGGCGTGTCGGTGCAAGCGGTGACCGATACGCTGCTGGCAGAAGGGCTGGCCTCGTTCGAGCATTCCTTCGTCACGCTGTTGTCCGGCTTGAATCGTAAGCGCGCCGCGCTCGCGAACATTGCGTCCTCCACCGGAGCACCCGCTGTTGCCAGCCTCTGA
- a CDS encoding type II secretion system protein GspK produces MTTARVHRARRGAALVVALVTIAVLASVTAIASSHARRAASVVDNRRSQITARAMAESGVLAMRARLESSLREAGTDSARVDGVFDALTADGGAPVQDTVGDGIFATAVIDVSARLDVNTAGADGLQQLLETVAPPSDARRVADAIEAHVRGDAVQTTNANREAMQQRRQRDSVAVALLGREETLRAMQPFTSLDELLTVPGMQAAWLDALAADLTVDGDGRVNRRTASRRVLAAAAGALVDRPSRLLVVSRGWRRDHVLTREIQAVFDVNGAELRLVRWREQDR; encoded by the coding sequence ATGACGACCGCACGAGTGCATCGAGCGCGACGCGGCGCCGCGCTGGTGGTCGCGCTTGTCACCATTGCCGTGCTGGCCAGCGTGACCGCCATCGCCAGCAGCCACGCGCGACGCGCCGCGTCGGTCGTCGACAATCGGCGTTCGCAGATCACGGCCCGCGCGATGGCGGAGAGCGGTGTCCTGGCGATGCGCGCACGCCTCGAATCGAGTCTTCGTGAAGCCGGTACGGACTCGGCGCGGGTCGACGGTGTCTTCGACGCGCTCACGGCTGATGGTGGTGCTCCGGTGCAGGACACCGTGGGCGACGGTATCTTCGCGACGGCGGTGATCGATGTCAGTGCACGTCTCGACGTGAACACGGCGGGTGCAGACGGCCTCCAGCAACTGTTGGAGACGGTGGCGCCGCCCAGCGACGCCCGCCGGGTGGCCGACGCGATCGAGGCGCACGTGCGCGGCGATGCGGTTCAGACGACGAACGCGAACCGCGAGGCGATGCAACAGCGCCGTCAACGCGATTCCGTGGCCGTGGCGCTGCTCGGGCGCGAGGAGACCCTGCGCGCCATGCAACCGTTCACGTCGCTCGACGAACTGCTCACGGTGCCCGGCATGCAGGCGGCGTGGCTCGACGCACTCGCCGCCGATCTCACGGTCGATGGTGACGGCCGCGTGAATCGCCGCACGGCCTCGCGTCGCGTGCTCGCGGCGGCCGCGGGTGCGCTGGTGGATCGTCCGTCACGATTGTTGGTGGTCTCGCGCGGTTGGCGCCGCGATCACGTGCTCACCCGCGAGATTCAGGCGGTCTTCGACGTGAACGGCGCCGAGCTGCGACTCGTGCGGTGGCGGGAGCAGGATCGATGA
- a CDS encoding GspMb/PilO family protein produces the protein MTIAPALSRERRVVIGGILVLALSLLVTYGAVPAVTRWREREIQLDRAREQVAHLKSLQLQASELEAAAAFAEGRLAGGARRVIHARSSALGASALQTLLQGAADASGLVVDRVDVSPDLTSEGDLTATLSAYGDIHGLAALLAQLTSAPRITAVERLTVQINPALRGAPDVLRVTLGVRAPMVME, from the coding sequence GTGACGATCGCACCAGCCCTGTCGCGGGAGCGTCGTGTCGTGATCGGCGGCATCCTCGTGCTCGCGCTGTCGCTGCTGGTCACCTACGGTGCGGTTCCCGCTGTGACGCGGTGGCGGGAACGGGAGATTCAGCTCGATCGCGCCCGGGAGCAGGTCGCGCACCTGAAAAGCCTGCAACTGCAGGCGAGTGAACTGGAAGCGGCCGCCGCGTTCGCGGAAGGGCGACTGGCCGGTGGCGCACGGCGCGTGATACACGCGCGGTCCAGTGCGCTGGGAGCGAGCGCGCTGCAGACGTTGCTGCAAGGTGCGGCCGACGCCAGTGGACTCGTGGTCGATCGGGTCGATGTCAGTCCCGATCTCACGAGCGAGGGCGATCTGACGGCCACGCTGTCGGCCTACGGCGACATTCACGGACTGGCTGCCTTGCTGGCCCAGCTCACCAGCGCACCGCGCATCACGGCGGTCGAGCGCCTCACCGTACAGATCAATCCCGCGCTGCGCGGCGCGCCGGACGTACTGCGCGTCACGTTGGGTGTACGCGCACCGATGGTGATGGAATGA
- a CDS encoding S41 family peptidase: MSDPLVTFDSAWSIIGRTHWDTTYNGVNWAALRAELRPKAAAATTTGELRAVLSDMVARLKQSHFSIIPREIADATGTGSGTGSGGAPAPDRSGSIGAEVRYLDGSIVMAQIDRDGPAARAGVQTGWRVQSVNGCPMSARLSRMPKEPDARREALTAYAIATQALAGAVGDSATVVFADERGRDRTIRVARAPEPGVVAKFGNLPAMNAQLSFDRVTSAGKTVGIIRFNIWMPILSPQFDAAVDALRDADAIVLDIRGNFGGVGGMSMGIAGHFFDSTRTIGTMIQRGATLKFVANPRRVNTRSQGVSPYAGPLAIVVDELSISTTEIFAGGMQALGRAQVFGVQTSGQALPSVPERLPNGDILYHAIADFVNPFGKPLEGAGVTPDRVVPLTRQALLQGRDPALDAAIAWAVVQKGRR; encoded by the coding sequence GTGTCCGATCCGCTCGTGACCTTTGATAGCGCCTGGAGCATTATCGGGCGCACACACTGGGACACGACCTACAACGGCGTGAACTGGGCGGCGCTTCGGGCTGAACTGCGCCCCAAGGCGGCGGCAGCCACGACGACCGGCGAGTTACGGGCGGTGCTGTCCGATATGGTGGCGCGCCTGAAGCAGTCCCACTTCTCGATCATTCCGCGTGAGATCGCCGACGCGACCGGGACTGGCTCCGGAACTGGCTCCGGCGGGGCGCCCGCTCCCGACCGCAGCGGATCGATCGGCGCGGAGGTGCGTTACCTCGACGGCAGCATCGTGATGGCGCAGATCGATCGCGACGGACCGGCGGCCCGAGCCGGCGTCCAGACCGGCTGGCGGGTGCAATCGGTGAATGGGTGCCCGATGTCCGCGCGACTATCGCGGATGCCCAAGGAGCCTGACGCGCGGCGTGAGGCCCTCACGGCGTACGCCATTGCCACGCAGGCACTCGCCGGCGCCGTGGGCGACAGCGCGACGGTGGTATTCGCCGACGAGCGCGGACGCGACCGGACGATACGCGTGGCGCGGGCGCCGGAGCCAGGCGTCGTCGCCAAGTTCGGAAATCTGCCCGCCATGAACGCCCAGCTGTCGTTCGATCGGGTCACGTCGGCCGGCAAGACGGTCGGCATCATCCGGTTCAACATCTGGATGCCGATCCTGTCGCCCCAGTTCGATGCGGCGGTGGATGCCTTGCGCGATGCCGACGCCATCGTGCTGGATATCCGCGGGAACTTCGGCGGTGTGGGTGGCATGTCGATGGGCATTGCCGGCCACTTCTTCGACAGCACGCGGACGATCGGCACGATGATCCAGCGGGGGGCTACGCTCAAGTTCGTAGCCAACCCGCGCCGGGTGAACACGCGATCGCAGGGCGTCTCGCCGTACGCCGGCCCCCTCGCGATCGTGGTGGACGAACTCTCCATCAGCACGACAGAGATCTTTGCGGGCGGCATGCAGGCGCTCGGCCGCGCGCAGGTGTTCGGGGTACAAACGTCGGGACAAGCGCTGCCGTCGGTGCCCGAGCGGCTGCCCAACGGCGATATCTTGTATCACGCGATCGCCGACTTTGTGAATCCGTTCGGCAAGCCGCTGGAGGGGGCGGGCGTGACGCCCGACCGGGTGGTTCCGCTCACGCGTCAGGCCTTGTTGCAGGGTCGCGATCCGGCGCTGGATGCGGCGATCGCGTGGGCGGTCGTGCAGAAGGGTAGGCGGTAA